In the Quercus lobata isolate SW786 chromosome 5, ValleyOak3.0 Primary Assembly, whole genome shotgun sequence genome, one interval contains:
- the LOC115990083 gene encoding uncharacterized protein LOC115990083, producing MSKALDRISQSPFTHRIERAELPRWFHQPTFAIYNGWTDPVEHVSQFNQRMAVHSRDEALMCKVFPSSLGPMAMRWFDALKPNSIDSFKQLTQAFASCFITSSRVPRPLDSLLSLSMRERETLKAYSNRYWEMYNEIEGNYDDVAISTFKKGLPTEHGLRKSLIGKPVTSVRQLMDRIDKYKRVEEDQQTGKGKAKVVP from the coding sequence atgagcaaGGCCCTGGATCGCATCTCCCAGTCGCCTTTCACGCATAGAATAGAGAGGGCAGAGCTTCCTCGGTGGTTCCATCAACCAACATTTGCCATATACAATGGTTGGACTGACCCAGTAGAGCATGTAAGCCAATTTAAtcagaggatggccgtccatTCCAGGGACGAGGCCTTAATGTGTAAGGTGTttccgtccagcttgggacctatggcgatgagatggtttgatgcccTTAAaccgaattccatagattcctttaaacagcTGACACAGGCTTTTGCTTCCTGCTTCATTACCAGCAGCAGAGTCCCTCGGCCCCTAGATTCCCtcctatccttgtccatgcgggAAAGGGAGACACTGAAGGCCTACTCAaataggtactgggaaatgtataatgagatagaaGGAAATTACGATGACGTCGCCATTAGTACATTCAAGAAGGGCCTGCCGACAGAGCACggcttaagaaagtccctcaTTGGGAAGCCAGTCACCagcgtgcgccaactcatggacagaattgacaagtacaaaagggttgAGGAAGACCAGCAGACGGGGAAGGGAAAAGCTAAGGTTGTCCCTTAG
- the LOC115990082 gene encoding uncharacterized protein LOC115990082, producing MRDYSEQSGSTGAPAIHAVFREPLHKILEKVKGEPFFQWPNRMASDPSKRNQNLYCAYHQEPGHTTDDCRNLKNHLDRLVQEGKLRHLLHHPVEWQEQSNIETRQSALRLPIGTINVILAALGRTRSNPLRVMLVGRLPSEADGKESKRARVSPTPLIGFSDEDKLGTLQPHDDALVVTLRIGGYDVKRVLVDQGSAVEVMYPDLYKGLNLKPEDLSVYDSLLVSFEGKTVTPKGMIRLPVQTNSNVVEVNFIMVDAYSPYTAIVARPWLHALGAVPSTLHQKVKYPSGGQVKEIIGNQTMARQCMVSAISRRPNNEPSTSAENSL from the coding sequence ATGAGAGATTACTCGGAACAGTCTGGTTCCACTGGGGCACCAGCGAtccatgctgtgttccgagaaccacTGCACAAGATCCTAGAGAAGGTAAAGGGCGAACCATTCTTTCAATGGCCGAACAGGATGGCAAGTGACCCCTCGAAACGTAATCAGAATTTATATTGCGCGTACCACCAAGAGCCAGGCCACACCACCGATGATTGCAGGAATCTGAAAAACCACTTGGACCGGCTAGTCCAAGAGGGGAAGTTGAGACATTTATTGCATCACCCTGTCGAATGGCAGGAACAATCAAACATCGAAACCAGGCAAAGCGCATTGAGGCTGCCcattggcacaataaatgtcatcCTCGCTGCACTTGGAAGGACCAGATCCAATCCTCTCAGAGTAATGTTAGTGGGCAGGCTCCCGTCTGAAGCCGATGGCAAGGAATCTAAAAGGGCTAGAGTGAGTCCCACACCCTTAATcggattctcggatgaggacaAACTGGGAACCCTTCAACCCCACGACGACGCCTTAGTCGTCACGCTCAGAATTGGGGGTTATGACGTCAAGAGGGTGCTAGTTGATCAAGGCAGCGCCGTGGAAGTAATGTATCCCGACTTGTATAAAGGactgaacctgaagccagaggACCTGTCGGTATACGACTCCCTTTTGGTCAGTTTCGAAGGAAAAACGGTCACCCCGAAAGGCATGATTAGGCTGCCTGTACAAACAAACTCTAACGTGGTGGAAGTGAACTTCATTATGGTAGATGCGTACTCCCCTTACACAGCTATCGTGGCCCGACCATGGCTTCATGCACTAGGAGCTGTGCCATCAACCCTACACCAAAAAGTAAAGTATCCGTCAGGAGGTCAAGTCAAAGAAATAATAGGGAACCAGACGATGGCcaggcaatgcatggtgtccgCAATCTCGCGACGACCAAATAATGAACCTTCCACCTCAGCCGAGAACAGTTTATAG
- the LOC115990081 gene encoding uncharacterized protein LOC115990081, translating to MKPNSIPSSPKENTYQAELFQNWHKNGQCPEGTVPIRRTQEDEDTRGVKWIPRRTQLNHSFYDISNHEHAIVSFGVGEIYGAHASLNVWNPFVDDGEFSLAQIWVLAGPDEELNTIEAGWKVTSPENKTKLFTFWTSDGYQSTGCFNLECPGFVQVNKNFSLDSPIEPVSRYSAQQFDIGITIYKENGKWWFQVQDQVLGYWPGTIFNYLVSSASRIEWGGEVYNAELGDHHTRTQMGSGHFGNEGYGKASYFRNIGYMDNSGKFIDVEAQSLKKYATRPSCYNVEVANNTNGGFGTHFYFGGPGYSTQCAN from the exons ACAATGCCCAGAAGGAACAGTCCCCATAAGACGAACACAAGAAGATGAAGACACTCGTGGTGTCAAATGGATACCACGTAGAACACAACTTAATCATAGCTTTTATGATATCAGTAATCATGAG CATGCCATTGTTAGTTTCGGGGTTGGCGAAATCTATGGCGCACATGCATCATTAAATGTATGGAACCCTTTCGTTGATGATGGAGaatttagtcttgctcaaataTGGGTTTTGGCAGGTCCTGATGAAGAATTAAACACAATCGAAGCTGGATGGAAG gTTACTTCACCAGAAAACAAGACAAAGTTGTTCACATTTTGGACT AGTGATGGTTACCAAAGTACGGGATGCTTCAATCTAGAATGTCCTGGTTTCGTGCAAGTAAACAAGAATTTTTCCCTTGATTCTCCCATAGAACCTGTTTCCAGGTACTCTGCACAGCAATTCGATATAGGGATAACCATATACAAG GAGAACGGAAAATGGTGGTTCCAAGTGCAAGATCAGGTGCTTGGATATTGGCCCGGCACCATCTTCAACTATTTAGTGAGTAGTGCTAGCAGAATTGAATGGGGTGGGGAGGTTTACAATGCGGAACTGGGTGATCATCATACAAGGACTCAAATGGGGAGTGGCCATTTTGGGAATGAAGGCTATGGAAAAGCAAGTTATTTTCGAAATATTGGATACATGGATAACAGTGGCAAGTTCATAGACGTGGAGGCTCAAAGTCTGAAAAAATATGCGACAAGACCATCTTGCTATAATGTAGAAGTTGCAAATAATACTAATGGAGGCTTTGGAACCCATTTCTATTTTGGGGGTCCTGGCTATTCAACACAATGTGCAAATTAg